A section of the Bacillus sp. V2I10 genome encodes:
- a CDS encoding DHH family phosphoesterase, with amino-acid sequence MYKLLSHNDLDGVGCGILAKLSFGEQVKVRYNSISGLNREVEWFLENEGKDTFLFITDLSVSEENEKRLEEFFQAGGKVKLIDHHKTALRYNDYKWGHVVVEGEEGKLTSATSLLYEFLISHQLMEPSDATAEFVELVRQYDTWEWEKNENHHAQRLNALFFLLSIDQFEEKMISRLQTSDHFYFDEFETKILDMEENKIDRYIRRKRRELVQTEVGGLFVGVVYAESYHSELGNELGKENPHLDYIAILNIGGKRMGFRTIHDHIDVSDVAAQFGGGGHAKASGCTLTEDAYKQFVIDTYHLEPLPEDAKKNRYNVKESTFGTMYKNRSDEIYLIYPLENGEWGIEKNKTITEQTHPSFEEAEKFLKRKYSAWLVQDDNFVRNLMEEVKKAK; translated from the coding sequence ATGTATAAACTGTTATCTCATAATGATCTCGATGGAGTTGGCTGCGGTATTTTAGCAAAACTTTCTTTTGGCGAGCAGGTCAAAGTACGCTACAATTCTATTTCAGGTCTTAATCGTGAAGTGGAATGGTTCTTAGAAAATGAGGGTAAGGATACTTTCTTATTTATTACAGATTTGTCCGTAAGTGAAGAAAATGAAAAAAGACTGGAAGAATTCTTTCAAGCAGGGGGAAAGGTTAAGTTGATTGATCACCATAAAACGGCTCTCCGTTATAATGATTATAAGTGGGGGCATGTTGTGGTGGAGGGTGAGGAAGGGAAGTTAACTTCAGCTACTTCCTTATTATATGAATTCCTCATATCTCATCAACTAATGGAGCCATCAGACGCAACAGCGGAATTTGTTGAACTCGTAAGACAATACGATACGTGGGAGTGGGAGAAAAATGAAAACCACCATGCACAGCGACTGAATGCATTATTTTTTCTTCTCTCAATAGATCAATTTGAAGAAAAAATGATTTCCCGGCTGCAAACGAGTGATCATTTCTACTTTGATGAATTTGAAACAAAAATCCTTGATATGGAAGAAAATAAAATTGACAGATATATTCGCAGGAAAAGAAGGGAGCTCGTTCAAACAGAGGTTGGAGGACTTTTTGTGGGTGTGGTTTATGCGGAATCGTATCACTCAGAACTCGGGAATGAACTCGGTAAAGAAAACCCGCACCTAGATTATATAGCCATATTAAATATTGGCGGCAAACGAATGGGTTTTCGAACAATCCACGATCATATTGATGTGTCTGATGTTGCTGCACAATTCGGTGGCGGGGGACATGCAAAAGCATCCGGCTGCACCTTAACAGAAGATGCCTACAAGCAATTCGTAATTGATACCTATCATCTTGAACCGTTACCAGAAGATGCGAAAAAAAATCGATATAATGTAAAAGAATCCACTTTTGGTACCATGTATAAAAACAGAAGTGACGAGATCTATCTTATATATCCTTTAGAAAATGGGGAATGGGGGATTGAAAAAAATAAAACAATAACGGAACAGACCCACCCAAGTTTTGAAGAAGCAGAAAAGTTCTTAAAAAGAAAATATTCAGCATGGCTTGTACAAGATGATAATTTCGTCAGAAACTTAATGGAAGAAGTAAAAAAGGCTAAATAA
- a CDS encoding recombinase family protein, translating to MLIGYARVSTGLQNLNLQTDALTQHGCTKIYHDKMSGTKKQRPGLEEALQYAREGDTIVVWRLDRLGRNMQDLIQIVNSLNERGVGFHSLQENLTMDKSNATGQLMFHLFAAFAEFERNLIEERSVAGRAAAKARGRLGGRPEKHGPKDIEMMKALIESGTPIKDVAEKWGVSRTTIYRYLEKQ from the coding sequence GTGTTAATTGGATATGCACGTGTGTCGACAGGATTACAAAATTTGAATTTACAAACAGATGCGCTAACGCAACATGGTTGTACGAAAATTTATCACGATAAGATGAGTGGGACAAAAAAACAACGTCCCGGTTTAGAGGAAGCACTTCAGTATGCACGTGAAGGCGATACAATTGTCGTTTGGCGATTGGATCGACTAGGACGTAACATGCAAGATTTGATTCAAATTGTCAACAGCTTAAATGAACGAGGTGTTGGCTTTCATAGTTTGCAAGAAAACCTAACAATGGACAAAAGCAATGCAACGGGGCAATTGATGTTTCACTTATTCGCAGCGTTTGCAGAATTTGAACGTAACCTGATCGAGGAACGCTCGGTTGCAGGACGAGCAGCTGCAAAAGCGCGTGGGCGTCTAGGTGGGCGCCCAGAGAAGCATGGACCAAAAGATATTGAAATGATGAAAGCTTTAATTGAAAGTGGTACACCGATTAAAGATGTTGCGGAAAAGTGGGGCGTGTCTCGCACGACGATTTATCGTTATTTAGAAAAACAGTAA
- a CDS encoding DJ-1/PfpI family protein yields MSKKVLIVTGDAVEALEIFYPYYRCLEEGFDVTIASPSVKKLQTVSHDFIEGMETYVEKPAYGIDSQVAFANVNPSQYDGLIIPGGRAPEYIRLEESLPKIVRHFFEENKPVGAICHAAQVLTIVPDLMKGREYTAYIACKPDVTACGATYIDETLHTHQNLVSGHAWPDLPGFMREFINLLK; encoded by the coding sequence ATGAGTAAAAAAGTACTGATTGTTACTGGGGATGCTGTAGAGGCGCTTGAAATTTTTTATCCATATTATCGGTGTCTTGAAGAAGGATTTGACGTAACGATTGCTTCACCTTCTGTAAAAAAACTACAAACAGTAAGTCACGACTTTATAGAAGGAATGGAAACATATGTAGAAAAACCTGCATATGGCATTGATTCTCAAGTAGCTTTTGCTAATGTTAATCCCTCGCAATATGACGGGTTGATTATTCCTGGAGGACGAGCACCTGAATATATTCGTTTAGAGGAATCGTTACCGAAAATTGTCCGTCACTTCTTTGAGGAAAATAAGCCAGTAGGTGCTATCTGTCATGCGGCACAAGTGCTTACTATTGTACCGGATTTGATGAAAGGCCGGGAGTATACAGCATATATTGCTTGTAAACCTGATGTGACTGCATGTGGCGCTACATATATTGATGAAACATTACACACACATCAAAACCTTGTTTCTGGTCATGCGTGGCCAGATCTACCTGGGTTCATGCGTGAATTTATTAATTTACTAAAATAA